In Streptomyces sp. NBC_00414, a single window of DNA contains:
- a CDS encoding HAD domain-containing protein, giving the protein MTGSAGRPVLFLDVDGPLIPFGPSAGSRLPGPPASDSAGRPAPAPSIVPASGNPLLGRLDPTVGPRLSALGCDLVWASTWLDDANEVVAPRIGLPTSLPVVRWPDTSADASMSTGVSVEEGPRGLHWKTRHIVEWAGGRPFIWVDDEIGAMDRLWVDAQHRGESLLHRVDPGRGLADDDFAVLADWLRSAVPKA; this is encoded by the coding sequence GTGACCGGCTCGGCGGGGCGCCCCGTCCTCTTCCTCGATGTCGACGGACCGCTCATCCCCTTCGGCCCGTCGGCGGGCAGTCGGCTTCCCGGGCCCCCGGCCTCCGACTCTGCCGGTCGCCCGGCCCCCGCCCCTTCCATCGTCCCCGCCTCGGGGAACCCACTGCTCGGACGCCTCGATCCCACCGTCGGGCCGCGCCTGTCGGCGCTGGGGTGCGACCTGGTGTGGGCGTCGACCTGGCTGGACGACGCCAACGAGGTGGTCGCGCCACGGATCGGACTGCCGACGAGCCTGCCGGTGGTGAGGTGGCCGGATACGTCCGCCGACGCGTCCATGTCCACGGGCGTGTCCGTTGAAGAGGGTCCGCGGGGCCTGCACTGGAAGACCCGGCACATCGTCGAGTGGGCGGGTGGCCGCCCCTTCATCTGGGTCGACGACGAGATCGGCGCCATGGACCGCCTCTGGGTCGACGCCCAGCACCGGGGAGAGTCACTGCTTCACCGCGTGGACCCGGGCAGGGGCTTGGCCGACGACGACTTCGCCGTACTCGCCGACTGGCTCCGTTCAGCCGTACCGAAGGCGTGA
- a CDS encoding AAA family ATPase — protein sequence MIVWLNGTHGAGKTTTSALVQQLVPDSRVFDAEKVGETLMDITPGLPGAGADNFQHWPPWRPLVVETARRVLDYAGGTLVMPMTVLVEQYWREISTGLTQHGIPVRHFVLHADQATLRGRIAGDTVLGPDSPFRLRYLEPYAEAARTWLHDEAEVVDTTHLTPAEAALRIAEAVKG from the coding sequence ATGATCGTATGGCTCAACGGCACCCACGGCGCGGGCAAGACGACGACCAGTGCGCTCGTTCAGCAACTGGTCCCGGATTCACGGGTGTTCGACGCCGAGAAGGTCGGCGAGACACTCATGGACATCACGCCGGGACTGCCCGGTGCGGGGGCGGACAACTTCCAGCACTGGCCACCGTGGCGCCCGCTCGTCGTCGAGACCGCCCGCCGCGTACTCGACTACGCCGGCGGCACGCTGGTGATGCCGATGACCGTCCTGGTCGAGCAGTACTGGCGCGAGATCAGCACGGGCCTCACCCAACACGGCATTCCGGTACGGCACTTCGTGCTCCACGCCGACCAGGCCACGCTCCGGGGCCGCATCGCGGGCGACACGGTCCTGGGCCCCGACTCCCCGTTCCGCCTCCGATACCTTGAGCCCTACGCGGAGGCGGCCCGCACGTGGCTGCACGACGAGGCGGAGGTCGTCGACACGACACACCTCACACCGGCGGAGGCGGCACTGCGGATCGCGGAGGCGGTCAAGGGCTGA